Proteins encoded in a region of the Rhodovulum sp. MB263 genome:
- a CDS encoding LysR family transcriptional regulator yields MSIRRLKTLVAISRHGSLSAAAASEHLTRSAVSLQMKQFEEDLGVEIFDRRRRVPELNARGRLLVPKAIEVLAAYDELRRTARGEATITGTLNIGAMFTAMTGAVPHAMKRMRALYPDLHIQAAPAHSANLVAPVDRGALDAAFIGRPPVLGSRLVFHTVTEEPFHLLTAGDCPLDDPREILEAYPFIRISRSLWSGQLIDDWLVREDITVHEAMELDGIQMISTMVYHGLGVAVVPRRCVPAPNPVAVREIAIPGLAGRPVGILARDDSPKASLIDAFCTQMRLVVAEIGRRDAPDDADQGA; encoded by the coding sequence ATGTCGATCCGCCGCCTGAAGACCCTTGTCGCCATCTCGCGCCATGGCAGCCTGTCGGCCGCTGCAGCCAGCGAGCATCTGACCCGTTCGGCAGTCTCCTTGCAGATGAAGCAGTTCGAGGAGGATCTGGGCGTCGAGATCTTCGACCGGCGGCGCCGGGTTCCCGAGCTGAATGCCCGCGGGCGGCTGCTGGTGCCCAAGGCCATCGAGGTGCTCGCCGCCTATGACGAACTGCGCCGCACGGCGCGGGGCGAGGCCACGATAACCGGCACGCTCAATATCGGCGCGATGTTCACCGCCATGACCGGGGCGGTGCCCCATGCGATGAAGCGGATGCGCGCGCTTTATCCCGACCTGCATATCCAGGCCGCCCCCGCCCATTCGGCCAATCTGGTGGCGCCGGTCGATCGCGGCGCCCTGGACGCGGCCTTCATCGGGCGGCCGCCGGTGCTGGGCTCGCGGCTGGTCTTTCACACCGTCACCGAAGAGCCGTTCCACCTTCTGACCGCCGGGGATTGCCCGCTCGACGATCCGCGCGAGATCCTCGAGGCCTATCCCTTCATCCGGATCAGCCGTTCGCTCTGGTCGGGGCAGCTGATCGACGACTGGCTGGTGCGCGAGGACATCACCGTCCACGAGGCGATGGAGCTTGACGGTATCCAGATGATCTCGACGATGGTCTATCACGGGCTGGGGGTGGCGGTGGTGCCCCGGCGCTGCGTGCCGGCGCCGAACCCGGTTGCGGTGCGCGAGATCGCGATCCCCGGCCTGGCCGGGCGGCCGGTCGGCATCCTCGCGCGCGATGACAGCCCCAAGGCCAGCCTGATCGATGCCTTCTGCACCCAGATGCGCCTGGTCGTGGCCGAGATCGGTCGCCGCGACGCGCCGGACGATGCGGATCAGGGGGCGTAA
- a CDS encoding GntR family transcriptional regulator, whose translation MAKKTAGTVERAYRMLKEMAATYAFKPDSRLNEGVLARQLETSRTPLREALNRLAAEGFLVFRPGQGFFCRSLTPGEIMDLYEARAAIECEAAKLAARRADPQELDALEVFLEASCPDYQPGTSPVELVRLDEAFHMRLTALSGNAELSRLLENVNGRIHFVRLIDLRTLSQRDGPEVVTTAPHRRILDAVRAGDPEAAQHEMRGHIERRLEAVTENVRNAFAELYAP comes from the coding sequence ATGGCTAAAAAAACGGCGGGTACGGTTGAAAGAGCCTATCGGATGCTCAAGGAGATGGCCGCAACCTATGCCTTCAAGCCGGATTCGCGCCTCAACGAAGGGGTGCTGGCGCGCCAGCTTGAGACCAGCCGCACGCCGCTGCGCGAAGCGCTGAACCGGCTCGCGGCCGAGGGGTTTCTGGTGTTCCGCCCCGGTCAGGGCTTTTTCTGCCGCTCGCTGACGCCGGGCGAGATCATGGACCTTTACGAGGCCCGCGCCGCGATCGAATGCGAGGCCGCCAAGCTTGCCGCGCGCCGCGCCGACCCGCAGGAACTCGACGCGCTCGAGGTCTTTCTCGAGGCCTCCTGCCCCGATTACCAGCCCGGCACCTCGCCGGTGGAACTGGTCCGGCTCGACGAAGCGTTCCATATGCGACTGACAGCACTCTCGGGCAATGCCGAGCTGAGCCGCCTTCTGGAAAACGTCAACGGACGCATCCATTTCGTGCGGCTGATCGATCTGCGCACGCTCAGCCAGCGCGACGGGCCCGAGGTCGTCACCACCGCCCCGCACCGGCGCATTCTCGACGCGGTGCGCGCGGGCGACCCCGAGGCGGCCCAGCACGAGATGCGCGGCCATATCGAGCGGCGGCTCGAAGCCGTCACCGAGAACGTGCGCAATGCCTTCGCCGAGCTTTACGCCCCCTGA
- a CDS encoding tripartite tricarboxylate transporter TctB family protein: MTGKTNGQILFAAGLALANTVYGWQVLQMPRPFASGEPGPAFLPALLCLALYGMLARVLISEFRARVEARRADTSDAADAAADTGLPGLLPVLGPLFAIGATALFVIGFVWLGYVISAALYCFAIAFYFNLEDSGRWGRSALMALAVGVGVTGFGWLFFDRLFGLSLPLWGL; the protein is encoded by the coding sequence ATGACCGGAAAGACCAACGGCCAGATCCTGTTCGCGGCCGGCCTCGCCCTCGCCAATACCGTCTATGGCTGGCAGGTGCTGCAGATGCCGCGCCCCTTCGCCTCGGGCGAACCGGGGCCCGCCTTCCTGCCTGCCCTGTTGTGTCTCGCGCTTTACGGCATGTTGGCTCGCGTGCTGATTTCGGAATTCCGCGCCCGCGTTGAGGCCCGCCGCGCCGACACCTCGGACGCCGCCGATGCGGCGGCCGATACCGGGCTGCCCGGGCTGCTGCCGGTGCTCGGCCCGCTTTTCGCCATCGGCGCCACCGCGCTTTTCGTGATCGGCTTCGTCTGGCTGGGCTACGTGATCTCGGCTGCGCTCTACTGCTTTGCCATCGCATTCTACTTCAATCTCGAGGATAGCGGGCGCTGGGGCCGCTCGGCGCTGATGGCGCTGGCGGTCGGGGTCGGGGTGACGGGCTTCGGCTGGCTGTTCTTCGACCGGCTTTTCGGCCTGTCGCTGCCGCTCTGGGGGCTCTGA
- a CDS encoding autotransporter domain-containing protein has product MNTQRIRYFLSTTALVSVAALSLAPAGWAEDENTTSNWTGKFDDTFNYFENWDNGFNGADLVIDGEGAVVSSKGVTVAADYGSNPTIPNVGPRTVTISGGATLNATSDENAVLAIGWSRGETESTVTVTGEGSRLYTAGSWSRIGFQDGTTGVLYVKDGGTYDAGYHVAIGRGEGATGRIDVDNGKLKSAEGAELILGYGANSTGQVDLKNGSTATLNGGVYLGKSSGSRSNFNILSGSSATTSGEVTVGEGSDLTASFTVQGAGSSYTANGVFLMGAGNSSEAGFNILEGAEATTNDTVTVGQGAGSAGYVTVDGQGSTYTSNGAFRLGQGTGSTGTLTVSNAAEASFKEGLSVGEDGTGAISVQSGGKATSEGDVILGVNSEGGSGKLSVAGAGSSFTLKDSNLVIGSKAPKSGSNDYPGYVAVSDGGTLTLQGADSDLSLGDAAQSYGLLQVSGKDASATVGGDLSAGISGTATIIIMNDALLTVDGKTYLARGEGSTGNWTVYDADVVLNDETYIGYGGQGDMTITAGGTVTANDAVSLGHDAGEGDEYGVIRISGVGSSLEMTESLLTVGHDSAGVSGLRLGFGGASTSYPAEGGIVWISEGGAASVGDLSVGQEQGATGTVAVVGAGTDGDENTVASSLKVADNATVGNRGRGSLLALDGSSVEIGGDLTVGAASSGNGIMRVNNGATVSVGTDDGEGNYDGTVTVARDSGSTGTLVIGASYDVEEENGGAVASGRVNAGRLAFGTGTGSLVFNITDTDYSFGMDVTGGGAINAYNGTISLSGDYSGYYGNTNIHGGTVAVDTDTFVNSAVTVMAGATLAGSGSLSDVTLQDGSTVAPGGAGIGTLTIAGGDLSFADGASYAVTVSSDGTSDLLAVKSTDEGQYSSLVPDEPGTIGGAVTLGGSSSLKVSRLASDDEADFSLNTWYTIMTADQGITGEFSEVSDTFAYLDTTLDYDNDTEVLLALTRNDVDFEDVVSSSNSNARNTARAIGTMDEENPLYKKVLFLEDGEIDRTYQALSGETHASMSTAMLQSTEPTRRLVVNRMRQITPGAATPAAVTRNATSYETAGSFFSNPEVWGQAYGSWSKLDGSDGASGMEATTGGFVIGADAETDGGWRTGVFGSFGLVDTDAKDSSADSDADSYQLGVYTARSFGQMALRMGASYTWDDVSAKRNVSVGGVRQDLEADYWARTAQAFVELGYQTSAGRTSLEPFIGQAILYQEIDSFTETGGSAALSVDGEDLTQGITTVGLRFGRDLEGIGAGMSNLHGGVAWQHVSGDLNAESTMRFASGSDAFSVTGSALDRNQAVLSLGLRTELTERSVLDIGYQGTLSENSQSHAIQATYSVRF; this is encoded by the coding sequence ATGAACACCCAGAGAATACGGTACTTCCTGTCCACCACGGCCCTCGTCTCGGTCGCGGCCCTTTCGCTCGCCCCGGCTGGCTGGGCCGAGGATGAGAACACGACCAGCAACTGGACCGGGAAATTCGACGATACCTTCAACTACTTCGAGAACTGGGACAACGGTTTCAACGGGGCCGATCTGGTCATCGATGGCGAAGGCGCCGTGGTCAGTTCCAAGGGGGTCACGGTTGCTGCCGATTACGGCTCCAATCCCACGATTCCGAATGTCGGACCCCGGACTGTCACGATCTCGGGCGGTGCTACCCTGAATGCGACCTCCGACGAAAATGCCGTCCTGGCGATCGGCTGGAGCAGGGGCGAGACGGAATCGACCGTCACCGTGACCGGGGAAGGGTCCAGGCTTTATACTGCCGGCTCCTGGAGCCGCATCGGCTTTCAAGACGGTACGACCGGCGTCCTCTATGTCAAGGATGGCGGCACCTACGATGCGGGCTACCACGTCGCCATCGGCCGTGGCGAGGGGGCGACCGGGCGGATCGATGTCGACAACGGCAAGCTCAAAAGCGCTGAAGGCGCCGAGCTGATCCTTGGCTATGGTGCGAACTCGACAGGCCAGGTGGACCTGAAAAACGGCTCGACCGCGACCCTGAACGGCGGGGTCTATCTGGGCAAGTCCAGCGGTTCGAGATCGAACTTCAACATCCTCAGCGGTTCTTCCGCCACCACCAGCGGCGAGGTCACGGTGGGCGAAGGCAGCGATTTGACCGCGAGCTTCACAGTCCAGGGCGCAGGCTCGAGCTACACCGCCAATGGCGTGTTCCTCATGGGCGCGGGCAATTCCTCTGAGGCCGGTTTCAACATCCTCGAAGGCGCCGAGGCCACGACCAATGACACGGTCACGGTGGGTCAGGGCGCGGGCTCGGCCGGCTATGTCACCGTCGACGGGCAGGGCTCGACCTACACTTCCAACGGCGCATTTCGGCTTGGCCAGGGCACAGGCTCGACGGGCACGCTGACCGTCAGCAACGCGGCCGAGGCCAGCTTCAAGGAGGGCCTTTCCGTCGGCGAGGACGGCACCGGTGCGATCTCCGTGCAATCCGGCGGCAAGGCGACGTCCGAGGGGGATGTCATTCTGGGCGTGAATTCCGAGGGCGGCAGCGGCAAGCTGAGCGTCGCGGGCGCGGGCTCGAGCTTCACCCTGAAGGACAGCAATCTCGTCATCGGCTCCAAGGCCCCCAAAAGCGGCTCCAACGATTACCCGGGCTATGTGGCGGTCTCGGACGGCGGGACCCTGACGCTGCAGGGCGCTGACAGCGACCTGTCGCTGGGCGATGCAGCGCAGAGCTATGGCCTTCTTCAGGTCAGCGGCAAAGACGCAAGCGCCACCGTGGGCGGGGATCTTTCCGCGGGCATTTCGGGCACGGCCACTATCATCATCATGAACGACGCGTTGCTCACCGTCGACGGCAAGACCTATCTGGCCAGGGGTGAGGGCTCGACCGGCAATTGGACCGTTTATGATGCCGACGTGGTTCTGAATGACGAGACCTATATCGGCTATGGCGGTCAGGGCGATATGACTATCACCGCAGGCGGCACGGTCACGGCGAACGACGCCGTCTCGCTGGGCCATGATGCCGGCGAGGGCGACGAGTATGGGGTGATCCGGATCTCGGGTGTCGGGTCTTCGCTTGAAATGACGGAATCGCTGCTTACGGTCGGTCATGACAGTGCAGGCGTTTCCGGTCTCAGGCTTGGCTTCGGCGGCGCATCCACGTCGTATCCCGCCGAGGGGGGTATCGTCTGGATCTCGGAAGGGGGGGCGGCCTCGGTCGGCGATCTCTCCGTCGGGCAGGAACAGGGCGCCACTGGCACCGTCGCCGTCGTCGGGGCGGGCACGGATGGCGATGAGAACACCGTCGCCTCAAGTCTGAAGGTTGCGGACAACGCCACCGTCGGCAACAGGGGGCGCGGCTCCCTGCTCGCACTGGATGGCAGCAGCGTCGAGATCGGCGGCGATCTTACGGTCGGCGCCGCATCCTCGGGCAACGGCATCATGAGGGTGAACAATGGCGCGACCGTCTCGGTCGGCACCGACGATGGCGAGGGCAATTACGACGGCACCGTCACCGTTGCGCGGGACAGCGGCTCGACCGGGACGCTTGTCATCGGCGCAAGCTATGACGTGGAAGAAGAGAATGGCGGCGCCGTGGCCTCGGGCCGCGTGAATGCCGGCAGGCTGGCCTTCGGCACCGGCACCGGCTCGCTGGTGTTCAACATCACCGACACCGATTATAGCTTCGGGATGGATGTCACCGGCGGCGGCGCGATCAACGCCTATAACGGCACCATCAGCCTGAGCGGCGACTATTCCGGCTATTACGGCAATACCAATATCCATGGCGGGACCGTCGCGGTCGATACCGATACGTTCGTCAACAGCGCCGTCACCGTCATGGCTGGCGCAACCCTGGCCGGGTCGGGTTCGCTGTCGGACGTGACCCTGCAGGACGGCTCGACCGTGGCGCCGGGCGGCGCGGGCATCGGTACGCTGACCATTGCGGGCGGCGATCTCAGCTTCGCCGACGGCGCCAGCTACGCGGTCACCGTGTCCAGCGACGGCACCTCGGACCTGCTGGCGGTGAAAAGCACCGACGAGGGCCAATACAGCTCGCTGGTTCCCGACGAACCCGGCACCATCGGCGGCGCGGTCACCCTGGGCGGCAGCTCGTCTCTGAAAGTGTCGCGTCTGGCAAGCGATGACGAGGCCGATTTCAGCCTGAACACCTGGTACACGATCATGACCGCGGATCAGGGCATCACCGGCGAATTCTCCGAGGTCAGCGACACCTTCGCCTATCTCGACACGACCCTCGACTATGACAACGACACCGAAGTCCTGCTTGCTCTGACCCGCAACGATGTCGATTTCGAGGATGTGGTGAGCTCGTCGAACTCCAACGCGCGCAATACCGCGCGGGCTATCGGGACGATGGACGAGGAAAACCCGCTCTACAAGAAGGTGCTGTTCCTCGAAGACGGCGAGATCGACCGGACCTATCAGGCGCTGTCGGGCGAGACCCATGCCAGCATGTCCACGGCGATGCTGCAATCCACCGAGCCGACCCGTCGGCTGGTGGTGAACCGGATGCGCCAGATAACCCCGGGTGCGGCTACCCCGGCGGCGGTTACCCGCAACGCGACCTCCTATGAGACCGCGGGCAGCTTCTTCTCCAATCCCGAGGTCTGGGGGCAGGCCTATGGCAGCTGGTCCAAGCTTGACGGCAGCGACGGCGCGTCGGGCATGGAAGCGACCACCGGCGGTTTCGTGATCGGGGCCGATGCCGAGACCGATGGCGGCTGGCGCACGGGTGTCTTCGGCAGCTTCGGGCTGGTCGATACCGATGCCAAGGACAGCAGCGCTGACAGCGATGCCGACAGCTACCAACTCGGTGTCTACACCGCCAGGAGCTTCGGCCAGATGGCGCTCCGGATGGGGGCGAGCTACACTTGGGATGACGTCTCGGCCAAACGGAACGTCTCGGTGGGCGGTGTCCGTCAGGATCTCGAAGCCGATTACTGGGCGCGCACCGCGCAGGCCTTCGTCGAGCTGGGCTATCAGACCAGCGCCGGCCGCACGAGCCTCGAGCCCTTCATCGGTCAGGCGATCCTCTACCAGGAGATCGACAGCTTCACCGAAACCGGCGGCTCGGCGGCGCTGTCTGTCGACGGCGAGGACCTGACCCAGGGCATCACCACCGTCGGCCTGCGCTTCGGCCGCGATCTCGAAGGTATTGGCGCCGGGATGAGCAACCTGCACGGCGGTGTGGCCTGGCAGCATGTCAGCGGCGATCTGAACGCGGAATCGACCATGCGCTTCGCCTCGGGCAGCGATGCCTTCTCGGTCACCGGCTCGGCGCTGGACCGCAACCAGGCGGTGCTGTCGCTGGGTCTGCGGACCGAGCTGACCGAGCGCTCGGTTCTCGACATCGGCTATCAGGGCACGCTGAGCGAAAACAGCCAGTCCCACGCGATCCAGGCGACCTATTCGGTCAGGTTCTGA
- a CDS encoding thiamine pyrophosphate-binding protein, which yields MNGQETQVTQVMNGAQVILKMLELHGVSHVFGLPGETTIGWYKEWRAHSNIEFVLTRDERTASYAAEAYAKVTGRPAVLEAPSPGVTHCTPGIAEAFLSSVPVIFFSSDIPVNQDKKHGLTGIDQTALYASICKESFYLTSVKDIPILMRRAFRVATSGRPAPVHIRVPINIFHETAEIADLYAQPEYSEYPAHRPVADHGRIRAAIDTLLAAEKPLIVCGQGALISKAGAEVQALAELLQVPVATTTPGKGLMAETHPLALRVIGARGGMGYANDYAKSADTVFFVGTNTDSSSTDHWTLYGDPASKTFLHLDIAEAHVGNNFPLKVGMVGDARATLAYMAELIRVEHPHLTRPRLDLTDMKRTALDAVFNSNIEMPEGTISPVKLTRALDTLLPPDAIVTAEPGVAAIYPSALLSVREPGRRYLTNYSMGALGYSVPAGIGAAFAGDGPVISLTGDGSLAFVLGDFETIRRSGKNITVILTRNDTYGWIRGEAILLDDVDEPWSTDFGAVDYVQVAQGFGFQTARIESDAEIEPALRAALAHEGASFIEIRVPSQDKIVPFVPSWVRAAQKKKLPYFT from the coding sequence ATGAACGGGCAGGAGACGCAGGTGACGCAGGTGATGAACGGGGCGCAGGTCATCCTGAAGATGCTGGAGCTGCATGGCGTGTCCCATGTCTTCGGCCTGCCGGGCGAGACCACCATCGGCTGGTACAAGGAATGGCGCGCCCATTCGAACATCGAATTCGTGCTGACCCGCGACGAGCGCACCGCGTCCTATGCCGCCGAGGCCTATGCCAAGGTCACCGGCCGCCCGGCTGTGCTGGAGGCCCCGAGCCCGGGCGTCACCCATTGCACCCCGGGGATTGCCGAGGCCTTCCTCAGTTCGGTGCCGGTGATCTTCTTCAGCTCGGACATTCCGGTGAACCAGGACAAGAAGCACGGGCTGACCGGGATCGACCAGACCGCGCTTTATGCCAGCATCTGCAAGGAATCCTTCTACCTGACCTCGGTGAAGGACATTCCGATCCTGATGCGCCGGGCGTTCCGGGTGGCGACCTCGGGCCGGCCCGCGCCGGTCCATATCCGGGTGCCAATCAACATCTTCCACGAGACTGCCGAGATCGCCGATCTCTATGCCCAGCCGGAATACAGCGAATACCCGGCCCACCGCCCGGTGGCCGATCACGGCAGGATCCGCGCGGCCATCGACACGCTGCTGGCGGCCGAAAAGCCGCTGATCGTCTGCGGTCAGGGCGCGCTGATCTCGAAGGCGGGCGCCGAGGTGCAGGCGCTGGCCGAACTGTTGCAGGTCCCGGTCGCGACGACGACGCCCGGCAAGGGGCTGATGGCCGAGACCCATCCGCTGGCGCTTCGGGTGATCGGCGCGCGGGGCGGCATGGGCTATGCCAATGACTATGCCAAATCGGCCGACACCGTCTTCTTCGTCGGCACCAATACCGATTCCAGCTCGACCGATCACTGGACGCTGTATGGCGACCCGGCTTCCAAGACCTTCCTGCATCTCGACATCGCCGAGGCCCATGTCGGCAACAATTTCCCGCTGAAGGTGGGCATGGTGGGCGATGCCCGCGCGACGCTGGCCTATATGGCCGAGCTGATCCGGGTCGAGCATCCGCATCTGACGCGTCCCCGGCTCGACCTGACCGACATGAAGCGCACGGCGCTCGATGCGGTCTTCAACTCGAACATCGAAATGCCCGAGGGCACGATCTCGCCGGTCAAGCTGACCCGCGCGCTCGATACCCTGCTGCCGCCCGATGCCATCGTCACCGCCGAGCCCGGCGTCGCTGCGATCTATCCTTCGGCACTGCTGTCGGTGCGCGAGCCGGGACGGCGCTATCTGACCAATTATTCGATGGGCGCGCTGGGATATTCGGTGCCCGCCGGGATCGGCGCGGCCTTCGCCGGTGACGGGCCGGTGATCTCGCTGACGGGCGATGGCTCGCTCGCCTTCGTGCTGGGCGATTTCGAGACCATCCGGCGCAGCGGCAAGAACATCACCGTGATCCTGACCCGCAACGACACCTATGGCTGGATCCGGGGCGAGGCGATTCTGCTTGACGATGTCGACGAACCCTGGAGCACCGATTTCGGCGCGGTCGATTACGTGCAGGTCGCCCAGGGCTTCGGCTTCCAGACCGCGCGGATCGAGAGCGATGCCGAGATCGAGCCCGCCCTGCGCGCGGCCCTCGCCCATGAGGGCGCCAGCTTCATCGAGATCCGCGTGCCCTCGCAGGACAAGATCGTGCCCTTCGTGCCCTCCTGGGTGCGCGCTGCGCAAAAGAAGAAACTGCCCTATTTCACCTGA
- a CDS encoding tripartite tricarboxylate transporter permease, with protein sequence MLADLAQGFLSLTHPATFLHLIGGFLLGLVFGAIPGLTATLAIALLLPFTFGMEVTDALVMVAGIYMAGIYSGSITGITLNIPGAPSGAITTLDGHALMKRGEGPQALGMSAFSSALGGLIGAVVLIALAQPVSSLALLFQTPDKFSLVLMAIVTVTIVSSGSLSKAIAAMVLGLMISTVGIDPMVPEGRFDFGSYHLIEGIGLLPAVIGLFAVCELIAQAATPSAMMRADRVAQIVRPRRRDFLPSLAHVREVGPVAYAKSAVIGVVIGMLPGGGASMASFIAYAEAKRSARRPEIFGKGSYEGLAASETANNAMCGGAVIPLLTMGIPGDAVTAIIFGVLLLHGLVPGPALLGSNFIEIAPMFAALFVSSILVFLSVLAFGPVYLRLSQINRGVLYAFIALISMVGVFASSWSAFQMWMALAIGVLAFLMRRFGYPVVPALMGVILGPYFEEFLRRSLIVSEGDPTIFLTSPASAALLGLTVLFVWFLRLRPALRDRQAARESGEGE encoded by the coding sequence ATGCTGGCCGATCTCGCCCAAGGCTTTCTCTCGCTCACCCATCCCGCCACCTTCCTGCACCTGATCGGAGGCTTCCTGCTGGGGCTCGTGTTCGGCGCCATCCCGGGCCTGACCGCGACCCTGGCCATCGCGCTTCTGCTGCCCTTCACCTTCGGCATGGAGGTGACCGATGCGCTGGTCATGGTGGCCGGGATCTACATGGCCGGGATCTATTCCGGCTCGATCACCGGCATCACGCTGAACATCCCCGGCGCGCCCTCGGGCGCGATCACCACGCTTGACGGCCACGCCCTGATGAAGCGCGGAGAGGGGCCGCAGGCACTGGGAATGAGCGCCTTCTCCTCGGCGCTCGGCGGCCTGATCGGCGCGGTGGTGCTGATCGCGCTGGCCCAGCCGGTCAGTTCGCTCGCGCTCCTGTTCCAGACCCCCGACAAGTTCTCGCTGGTGCTGATGGCGATCGTCACCGTGACCATCGTGTCGTCGGGCTCGCTGTCGAAGGCCATCGCGGCGATGGTGCTGGGGCTGATGATCTCGACCGTGGGCATCGACCCGATGGTGCCCGAGGGCCGGTTCGATTTCGGCAGCTATCACCTGATCGAAGGCATCGGGCTGTTGCCCGCCGTGATCGGGCTGTTCGCGGTCTGCGAGCTGATCGCCCAGGCGGCGACGCCCTCGGCGATGATGCGGGCCGACCGGGTGGCCCAGATCGTCCGGCCGCGGCGCCGCGATTTCCTGCCCTCGCTTGCGCATGTCCGCGAGGTCGGCCCCGTCGCCTATGCCAAGAGCGCGGTGATCGGCGTCGTGATCGGCATGCTGCCGGGCGGCGGCGCCTCGATGGCCTCCTTCATCGCCTATGCCGAGGCCAAGCGCTCCGCGCGTCGCCCCGAGATCTTCGGCAAGGGATCGTATGAAGGGCTCGCGGCCTCCGAGACCGCCAATAACGCGATGTGCGGCGGCGCGGTGATCCCGCTTCTGACCATGGGCATTCCGGGCGACGCGGTCACCGCCATCATCTTCGGCGTGCTGCTGCTGCACGGGCTTGTGCCAGGGCCCGCGCTCCTGGGATCGAATTTCATCGAGATCGCGCCGATGTTCGCGGCGCTCTTCGTGTCCTCGATCCTGGTCTTCCTGTCGGTCCTGGCCTTCGGGCCGGTCTATCTGCGGCTCAGCCAGATCAATCGCGGCGTGCTTTACGCCTTCATCGCGCTGATCTCGATGGTGGGCGTCTTCGCCTCGTCCTGGTCGGCCTTCCAGATGTGGATGGCGCTGGCGATCGGGGTGCTGGCCTTCCTGATGCGCCGCTTCGGCTATCCGGTGGTGCCGGCGCTGATGGGCGTGATCCTCGGCCCCTATTTCGAGGAATTCCTGCGCCGCTCGCTTATTGTGTCCGAGGGCGATCCGACGATCTTCCTCACCAGCCCCGCCAGCGCCGCGCTTCTGGGTCTGACCGTGCTGTTCGTCTGGTTCCTGCGGTTGCGCCCGGCGCTGCGCGACCGGCAGGCTGCGCGCGAAAGCGGCGAGGGCGAATAG
- a CDS encoding tripartite tricarboxylate transporter substrate binding protein: MKILTLPRTLLSRAALVAAALALPLAAPAAADFPDRDLTHIMPWSAGGGTDTVMRQFMSFAEKTLGTGINTQNVTGAQSGIGTLRLMKSRPDGYTIGSLTWDSVITVPYYELVPGYDTDRLAYLGSVTVHPTALIVRADAPFATLDDFVAAARAAPGTLKIANVGTGGVWHLPALDFAKEAGIEVQHIPYPKGSGPEREALLSGEVDAMSSSISAAYAAVQAGQARVLAVMSETRDPKFPDVPTFLESGYDVVWGSFRLVATQADVDADKRAALEAGFAAVFDLPEFQQAAEKSAMGAHWMDAEATAAYVKAAQKKAFALIDQLVAEGVLQK; this comes from the coding sequence ATGAAGATCCTGACCCTGCCCCGGACGCTGCTGTCGCGCGCTGCCCTGGTCGCCGCCGCCCTTGCGCTGCCGCTGGCGGCGCCGGCCGCCGCCGACTTTCCCGACAGGGACCTGACCCATATCATGCCCTGGAGCGCGGGCGGCGGCACCGATACCGTCATGCGCCAGTTCATGAGCTTCGCCGAGAAAACCCTTGGCACCGGCATCAACACCCAGAACGTGACCGGCGCGCAAAGCGGCATCGGAACGCTCAGACTGATGAAGTCGCGGCCAGACGGCTACACCATCGGTTCGCTGACCTGGGACAGCGTGATCACCGTGCCCTATTACGAACTGGTGCCGGGCTATGACACCGACCGGCTGGCCTATCTGGGCTCGGTCACCGTGCATCCGACCGCGCTGATCGTGCGGGCCGATGCGCCCTTCGCCACGCTCGACGATTTCGTCGCCGCCGCCAGGGCCGCGCCCGGTACGCTGAAGATCGCCAATGTCGGCACCGGCGGCGTCTGGCACCTGCCCGCGCTCGACTTTGCCAAGGAGGCCGGGATCGAGGTGCAGCACATTCCCTATCCCAAGGGCTCGGGCCCCGAGCGCGAGGCGCTGCTGTCGGGCGAGGTCGATGCGATGTCCTCGAGCATCTCGGCCGCCTATGCCGCCGTGCAGGCCGGTCAGGCCCGGGTTCTGGCGGTGATGTCGGAGACGCGCGACCCCAAGTTCCCCGATGTGCCGACCTTCCTTGAATCGGGCTATGACGTGGTCTGGGGCAGCTTCCGCCTGGTCGCGACCCAGGCCGACGTCGATGCCGACAAGCGCGCGGCGCTCGAAGCCGGCTTTGCCGCGGTGTTCGATCTGCCCGAATTCCAGCAAGCGGCCGAGAAATCCGCGATGGGCGCGCATTGGATGGATGCCGAGGCAACCGCCGCCTATGTGAAGGCCGCCCAGAAGAAGGCCTTCGCCCTGATCGACCAGCTGGTGGCCGAAGGCGTGCTGCAGAAGTAG